From the Achromobacter xylosoxidans A8 genome, the window CATTCCCGGCACGGACGCCTATGCCGGGTACTTCATGGCCGCCGCGGGTTTCCTTGCGTTGGCCAGCACGTTCAAGCACGGCGAGCACATCCGCGTCACGCTGCTGCTCAATTCGCTCAAGCCGGCCGCCGGCCGCAAGCTGGATATATTCGCCCTGGCGGTCGGCTGCCTGCTCGCTTCCGCCTTCGCGTTCTTCAGCGTCAAGCTGACTTACGACTCCTGGCAGTTCAACGACATCTCCACATCCAACGACGCCACGCCGCTCTGGATTCCCCAGCTCAGCATGGCCGTGGGCACGGTGCTGTTCCTGGTCGCCCTGATCGACGAGCTGATCCGACGCTCACGCGGCCTGTCCGCCGCCACTTCGCAGCAAACCCATGAATGAACTACTCGTCATAACCCTATTGGTCGTCTCGATCTTCGCGCTGCTGGGCTGCGGGGTCTGGGTCGGCCTGACCCTGGCGGGAACCGCCTGGATCGGCATGGAGATCTTCTCCAGCCGGCCGGCCGGCGACGCCATGGCCGTCACCATCTGGGGCGCGTCCTCCAGCTGGACGCTGACCGCCCTGCCGCTGTTCCTGTGGATGGGCGAAATCCTGTTCCGCACGCGGCTGTCCGAAGACCTGTTCAAGGGGCTCGCCCCCTGGCTCAACCGCCTTCCCGGTCGGCTGCTGCACACCAACGTGATCGGCTGCGCCATCTTCGCGGCGGTCTCGGGTTCGTCCGCGGCAACCTGCGCCACGGTCGGCAAGATGACCATTCCGGAACTCACGCGCCGCGGCTATCCCGAGGACAAGATCCTCGGCACGCTGTCGGGCGCCGGCACCCTGGGCCTGCTG encodes:
- a CDS encoding TRAP transporter small permease codes for the protein MRRFLDGLYGAAGLLAGLCTIGVLVSVLAAIIARQLSMNIPGTDAYAGYFMAAAGFLALASTFKHGEHIRVTLLLNSLKPAAGRKLDIFALAVGCLLASAFAFFSVKLTYDSWQFNDISTSNDATPLWIPQLSMAVGTVLFLVALIDELIRRSRGLSAATSQQTHE